One Meles meles chromosome 11, mMelMel3.1 paternal haplotype, whole genome shotgun sequence DNA segment encodes these proteins:
- the LOC123953245 gene encoding olfactory receptor 13D1 yields the protein MGNYSAVTEFFLVGLSKYPELQLFLFVLCLIMYVIILLGNSLLIIISILDSRLHTPMYFFLGNLSFLDICYTSSSIPPMLIIFRSETKSISFIGCALQMVASLGLGSTECVLLAVMAYDRYVAICNPLRYPIIMNRVLYVHMAAWSWIIGCMNSLVQTALTMVLPFCGNNVIDHLTCEILALLKLVCSDISMNVLIMTVASIVLLVIPLLLIFISYVFILSSILRINSAEGRKKAFSTCSAHLTVVILFYGSALFMYMKPKSKDTKASDEIIGLSYGVVTPMLNPIIYSLRNKEVKEAVKKVLSRYLHLWKI from the coding sequence ATGGGAAATTACTCAGCAGTCACTGAATTCTTTCTGGTGGGACTTTCCAAATACCCAGAGCTCCagctttttctgtttgttctctgcCTCATCATGTATGTGATAATCCTCCTGGGAAACAGTCTCCTCATTATCATCAGCATACTGGATTCTcgcctccacacccccatgtacttcttccttggGAACCTCTCCTTCCTGGACATCTGTTACACATCATCATCCATTCCTCCAATGCTCATCATATTTAGGTCTGAGACAAAATCCATCTCCTTCATTGGCTGTGCTCTGCAGATGGTTGCCTCCCTTGGGTTGGGCTCCACTGAGTGTGTCCTCTTGGCTGTGATGGCCTATGATCGGTATGTCGCTATCTGCAACCCACTGAGGTACCCCATCATCATGAACAGAGTGCTTTATGTGCACATGGCTGCTTGGTCCTGGATCATAGGCTGTATGAATTCCTTAGTGCAAACAGCCCTGACAATGGTGTTGCCTTTCTGTGGAAATAACGTTATTGATCATCTTACCTGTGAGATCCTGGCCCTTCTTAAACTCGTATGTTCAGATATTTCCATGAATGTGCTTATCATGACAGTGGCAAGTATTGTTTTACTGGTGATTCCTCTGCTGTTAATTTTCATCTCCTATGTTTTTATCCTCTCTTCCATCCTGAGAATTAATTCTGCTGAGGGGAGAAAGAAAGCTTTTTCTACCTGTTCAGCCCACCTGACTGTGGTTATCTTATTCTATGGTTCAGCTCTTTTTATGTACATGAAGCCCAAGTCAAAGGACACAAAAGCATCTGATGAAATCATTGGATTGTCTTATGGAGTGGTAACCCCGATGTTGAACCCcatcatctacagcctgaggaatAAGGAGGTGAAAGAGGCTGTGAAGAAAGTCCTAAGCAGATACTTGCATctatggaaaatataa
- the LOC123953251 gene encoding LOW QUALITY PROTEIN: olfactory receptor 13D1-like (The sequence of the model RefSeq protein was modified relative to this genomic sequence to represent the inferred CDS: deleted 1 base in 1 codon), which produces MKMGNYSSVTEFVMVGLSKHPVLQFFLFMLCLIMYVIILLGNSLLIIISILDSRLHTPMYFFLGNLSFLDICYTSSFIPPMLIIFRSETKSISFIGCALQMVVSLGLGCTECVLLAVMAYDRYVAICNPLRYPILMNKVLCVHMAAWSWIIGHLISLLQTVMTMIMPFCGNNVIDHLTCELLAVLKLVCSDITTNVIIMTMISIVILMIPLLLIFISYVFILSSILRINSAEGRKKAFSTCSAHLTVVILFYGSALFTYMKPKSKDTNTSDEIIGLFYGVVAPMLNPIIYSLRNKEVKEAMIKVLGETCIY; this is translated from the exons ATGAAGATGGGGAATTACTCATCTGTGACTGAATTCGTTATGGTGGGACTTTccaaacacccagtgctccagttttttcttttcatgctcTGCCTCATCATGTATGTGATAATTCTGCTGGGAAATAGCCTCCTCATTATCATCAGCATACTGGATTCTcgcctccacacccccatgtacttcttccttggGAACCTCTCCTTCCTGGACATCTGTTACACATCATCATTCATTCCTCCAATGCTCATCATATTTAGGTCTGAGACAAAATCCATCTCCTTTATTGGCTGTGCTCTGCAGATGGTTGTCTCCCTTGGGCTGGGTTGCACTGAGTGTGTCCTCTTGGCTGTGATGGCCTATGATAggtatgtggccatctgcaacccaCTGAGGTACCCCATCCTCATGAACAAAGTACTTTGTGTGCATATGGCTGCATGGTCATGGATCATAGGCCATCTGATCTCCCTATTGCAAACAGTCATGACAATGATAATGCCGTTCTGTGGGAATAATGTCATCGACCATCTTACCTGTGAGTTACTGGCCGTTCTAAAACTCGTCTGCTCAGATATCACCACCAATGTGATAATCATGACAATGATAAGTATTGTTATATTGATGATTCCCCTACTGTTAATTTTCATCTCCTATGTTTTTATCCTCTCTTCCATCCTGAGAATTAATTCTGCTGAGGGGAGAAAGAAAGCTTTTTCTACCTGTTCAGCCCACCTGACTGTGGTTATCTTATTCTATGGTTCAGCCCTTTTTACGTACATGAAGCCCAAGTCAAAGGACACAAACACTTCTGATGAGATCATCGGGCTATTTTATGGAGTGGTAGCCCCAATGTTAAACCCCATCATCTATAGTTTGAGGAATaaagaagtgaaagaagccatgaTAAAAGTTTTG GGAGAAACCTGCATTTATTGA